A window of Conger conger chromosome 13, fConCon1.1, whole genome shotgun sequence contains these coding sequences:
- the LOC133108021 gene encoding vacuolar protein sorting-associated protein 37D-like, with protein sequence MSRSRDLNSNPDQFRILNTNELRNLLQDEGTMDQIIRLSQKFQGLQVDRETLLTANRSQAEENLSQRPRLQNCKLLLAEKYRELEQLDAVCREKQSRLDTCIQRHGPQTAQHLLQEEVARAEVKSEDLLENFMEGGMSLEGFLESFQCSRKVYHIRRAQAEKLQELCRPRWKLRNLNEAKNESREQQKPPVDGPAAPGPPRVFKLRYGLTPAIILPRVPLASNPAPAHAACLPPLDKQLGQAFGPSAPCPGPGQPVGLRVIGHLPGWSARPVRLQQLCRQPNHHQQPDPPLR encoded by the exons ATGTCCCGCAGTCGAGACCTAAACTCTAACCCAGACCAATTTAGGATTCTGAACACCAATGAGCTCCGGAATCTTTTACAAGATGAAGGAACAATGGATCAGATCATCAGACTCAGTCAAAAG TTTCAGGGCCTGCAGGTGGACAGAGAGACCCTGCTGACTGCTAACCGCAGCCAAGCGGAGGAGAATCTTTCTCAACGGCCGCGTCTCCAGAACTGCAAGCTACTGCTGGCTGAGAAGTACCgggagctggagcagctcgACGCCGTCTGCCGGGAGAAGCAGAGCCgactgg ACACCTGCATACAAAGGCATGGGCCTCAGACAGCCCAGCACCTTCTCCAGGAAGAGGTAGCTCGTGCTGAGGTGAAATCAGAG GATCTCCTGGAGAACTTCATGGAAGGTGGCATGTCACTGGAAGGGTTCCTGGAGTCCTTTCAATGCTCCAGGAAAGTGTACCACATCCGTCGCGCCCAGGCAGAGAAGCTGCAGGAGTTGTGTAGGCCGCGCTGGAAACTCAGGAACCTCAACGAGGCCAAGAACgaatccagagagcagcagaagcCTCCTGTGGATGGCCCTGCTGCTCCAGGCCCACCGCGTGTCTTTAAGCTCCGCTACGGCCTCACCCCAGCCATCATCCTTCCCCGGGTTCCCCTGGCCTCCAACCCAGCCCCGGCCCATGCTGCCTGTCTACCACCTCTGGATAAGCAACTAGGCCAGGCTTTTGGGCCTAGTGCTCCCTGTCCTGGCCCCGGCCAGCCAGTGGGCCTCAGAGTGATCGGGCACCTCCCTGGATGGTCAGCCAGGCCAGTACGTTTACAGCAGCTTTGTAGGCAGCCAAACCACCATCAGCAGCCAGACCCCCCGTTGCGATAA